One region of Cinclus cinclus chromosome 1, bCinCin1.1, whole genome shotgun sequence genomic DNA includes:
- the COLEC12 gene encoding collectin-12, with amino-acid sequence MQSSLITCNDFAEEEEVQSFGYKRFGIQEGSQCTKCKNNWALKFSIILLYILCALLTITVAILGYKVVEKMDNVTGGLETSHRRYTEKLTEVESDLKKLDDQAGQKALNTNTELSSFRSDILALRQQLHDIAEKTTRNKDTLEKLQESGNVLDDRQNQMKSALDSNSFMIISVNKTLQAYTGYINNLQQDTSNIQTNLQSQEHSHNVIIMSLNNLNLTQIQQRNLISVLQKSVEDTSSAILRIRNDFQNLQQVVLQARKDTDWLKEKVHNLLALAANNSAMAKANNDTLEDMNNQLSSFSGQMENITTIAQANEQSLKDLQEQHKGDENRTAAKFSHLEERFQIFETDIVNIISNISYTAHHLRTLTSNLNEVRTTCTDTLSKHSDELIFMNSTLANIRIDSASLKVQQDLMRSRLDVEVANLSVIMEEMKLVDSKHGQLIKNFTILQGPPGPRGPKGDRGPQGPLGPAGLKGQKGEKGEPGPPGPAGEKGPPGPAGPPGEKGGKGSRGSPGSKGQRGSPGKTGLPGPNGDPGPPGPPGKDGPPGPQGPPGFQGLQGTVGSPGLPGPRGITGLPGVPGLPGPKGPPGPPGPPGPGMPMALQSEPTPTPEANGCSPHWKNYTEKCYYFSIEREIFEEAKLFCEEKASRLVIINNKEEQQWIKRQIFGKGSFWIGLTDSEKENEWRWLDGSLPVYTNWKTGQPDNWSHGHGPGEDCAGLIYAGLWNDFYCEDVNNFICEKDMDKGQILGV; translated from the exons TTGTAGAAAAAATGGACAATGTGACAGGTGGCCTGGAAACATCCCACAGAAGATACACAGAAAAACTCACAGAAGTGGAGAGTGATCTGAAGAAATTAG ATGACCAAGCTGGACAAAAAGCCTTGAATACTAACACTGAACTGTCCAGCTTCAGATCTGACATTCTGGCTCTTCGTCAGCAACTTCATGACATTGCAGAGAAAACTACCAGAAACAAAGATACACTGGAGAAGCTGCAAGAATCTGGAAATGTATTAGATGATAGACAGAACCAAATGAAAAGTGCCTTAGATAGTAACTCTTTCATGATCATCAGTGTCAATAAGACTCTTCAGGCATATACTGGCTATATCAACAATCTTCAACAAGACACAAGTAATATACAAACAAACTTGCAAAGCCAAGAGCATTCTCATAATGTGATCATCATGAGCCTGAACAACTTAAACCTGACTCAAATACAGCAAAGAAATCTTATCAGTGTCTTACAGAAGTCAGTGGAAGATACAAGTTCAGCTATTCTAAGAATCAGGAATGACTTTCAAAATCTGCAGCAAGTTGTCCTTCAGGCCCGGAAGGACACTGACTGGCTTAAGGAGAAAGTACACAATTTACTGGCTTTGGCTGCCAACAACTCAGCAATGGCAAAAGCCAACAATGATACACTTGAAGACATGAACAATCAGCTCAGCTCCTTCAGTGGGCAGATGGAAAACATCACCACAATTGCCCAAGCCAACGAACAAAGTCTAAAGGATCTCCAGGAGCAGCATAAAGGAGATGAAAACAGAACTGCTGCCAAATTCAGCCATCTAGAAGAAAGGTTCCAGATCTTTGAAACCGATATAGTCAATATCATTAGCAACATCAGCTACACTGCTCATCACCTACGGACACTGACGAGCAATCTCAATGAGGTCAGGACAACTTGTACGGACACCTTAAGTAAACACTCAGATGAGCTGATTTTTATGAACAGCACACTAGCCAATATTCGCATAGACTCTGCATCTCTCAAGGTGCAACAGGATTTGATGAGGTCAAGGCTAGATGTTGAAGTTGCCAATTTGTCAGTAATCATGGAAGAAATGAAGCTGGTGGATTCCAAACATGGCCAGCTCATCAAGAACTTCACTATTCTACAAG GCCCTCCTGGTCCAAGGGGACCTAAAGGTGACAGAGGCCCTCAAGGTCCTCTTGGCCCCGCTGGCCTAAAAGgacaaaaaggagagaaaggagagcCCGGACCACCAGGACCTGCGGGTGAGAAGGGCCCGCCTGGGCCAGCCGGGCCaccaggagaaaaaggagggaaaggttCAAGAGGATCACCTGGCTCCAAAGGTCAGAGAGGTTCTCCCGGCAAGACAGGTTTGCCTGGACCAAATGGAGACCCAGGGCCACCAGGGCCACCAGGCAAGGATGGTCCACCAGGGCCTCAAGGCCCACCAGGATTCCAAGGCCTGCAAGGAACAGTGGGAAGCCCGGGCTTACCAGGACCGCGAGGAATAACTGGACTACCTGGAGTCCCTGGGCTGCCTGGTCCAAAGGGCCCACCTGGCCCACCAGGGCCACCAGGTCCAGGGATGCCAATGGCACTGCAGAGTGAACCTACGCCCACACCCGAGGCTAATG GTTGTTCTCCCCACTGGAAGAACTACACGGAAAAGTGCTACTACTTTTCaattgaaagagaaatttttgAAGAGGCAAAGTTATTCTGTGAAGAGAAGGCATCACGCTTGGTTATCATCAATAACAAAGAGGAGCAG CAATGGATAAAAAGGCAGATTTTTgggaaaggcagcttctggaTTGGACTAACAgattcagagaaggaaaatgaatgGAGATGGTTGGATGGATCCTTACCAGTTTACAC aaactggaaaactgGGCAGCCTGATAACTGGAGTCATGGGCACGGGCCAGGGGAAGATTGTGCCGGATTGATCTATGCTGGGCTCTGGAATGACTTCTACTGTGAAGATGTTAACAATTTCATTTGTGAAAAAGACATGGACAAAG GGCAAATTCTTGGAGTGTAA